A window of Pomacea canaliculata isolate SZHN2017 linkage group LG3, ASM307304v1, whole genome shotgun sequence contains these coding sequences:
- the LOC112559127 gene encoding uncharacterized protein LOC112559127 isoform X2: MSSPDDGNPEKVVGLPHEKKPINTPPHVLSWVDAANPSSSSDSNSNISSNSLENRDLQIDAQPSEFDSESDRFSTSSCSSKASDSWSQSTGFESLKSHNQKLDAVIYHAEEDLGTASEMLKMIKSILKKNKKFLSIDIWGNFSNSTYCGDLENLCSKSRRIVLFVTKSFEQNTKTVNGIEYLYMNCKDLDLKLTCIKCGYGAEDKPSLKIWQNLPDFIAYENSECFKQAIRGIFGISQQRCSTDRKKSNARASQKGTKELPRQPPGSLTAKKDTTFQTSLGSNGNEYNPPNCEEEPNSALLTADSNRSASESAPTASLPCVSERDFPKSGDSSSCISVAHSQKDDYVTERDQADFKTNKVNEKKTENESKTAIKSQETGEALEKASSKNYSYLKIPASECEDELSSDVVPDSSTEPHSLLVNTQYSSSSSNAHQDPFGTSENNVSLDAVVDSSNDQLSPPLDSYPSATSRPAQPDFAGASENSSPLEGVIDSENYQLPLPLDNQPLDSTGSVYFVQAMHTDQRVHLMGHEYLWPKESLAIASKLHVATPGEKPSSLSQTNQSAGAASRKLAVGHSTEKHSGLNLLPLTFPPNRCNIRETMLSKTEMLISPSDHNLTTSSDFNSKSFFSESDHYEERDFQSSISDIVDEKIFDAKEFDNKEKDDDEV; this comes from the exons atgtcTTCACCTGATGATGGAAATCCTGAAAAAGTTGTCGGTTTACCACATGAGAAAAAGCCCATTAACACACCCCCACATGTTTTGTCGTGGGTGGATGCTGCTAATCCCAGCAGTTccagcgacagcaacagcaacatcagTAGTAATAGCCTAGAAAACAGAGATCTTCAAATAGATGCACAGCCATCAGAATTCGATAGTGAATCTG ATCGGTTTTCCACATCGAGTTGTTCGTCTAAGGCTTCTGATTCTTGGTCACAATCTACTGGATTTGAAAGCCTCAAATCGCATAACCAAAAATTGGATGCAGTTATATATCATGCAGAGGAAGATCTTGGTACAGCTTCGGAGATGTTAAAAATGATCAAAAGTATActgaagaagaacaagaaattCCTGAGTATCGATATATGGGGAAATTTTTCAAATTCGACCTACTGTGGTGATCTTGAAAATCTGTGTTCAAAATCCCGCCGGATTGTACTTTTTGTGACAAAATCGTttgaacaaaatacaaagacagTAAATGGCATTGAATATCTCTATATGAATTGTAAAGATCttgatttaaaattaacttgTATTAAGTGTGGATATGGCGCAGAGGACAAGCCGAGCTTAAAGATTTGGCAGAACTTGCCTGATTTTATTGCGTATGAAAATAGCGAATGTTTCAAACAAGCCATTCGAGGGATTTTTGGAATTTCGCAGCAAAGATGTAGCACAGATCGCAAAAAATCTAACGCTCGTGCTTCCCAGAAAGGAACAAAAGAGTTACCCAGACAGCCTCCTGGAAGTCTTACTGCAAAGAAAGACACTACCTTTCAAACGTCACTCGGCAGCAATGGGAATGAATACAACCCTCCGAACTGTGAAGAAGAGCCTAACTCAGCGCTCCTGACCGCTGACAGTAACCGCTCTGCTTCAGAGTCTGCACCCACTGCCTCCTTACCTTGTGTAAGTGAAAGAGATTTTCCAAAGAGCGGTGACTCTTCCTCGTGTATCTCGGTGGCTCACTCTCAAAAGGACGACTATGTCACTGAAAGAGATCAAGCTGATTTCAAGACAAATAAagtcaatgaaaagaaaactgaaaacgAGTCGAAGACAGCAATAAAGTCACAAGAAACTGGAGAGGCCTTAGAGAAAGCGTCATCAAAAAATTACTCTTATTTGAAAATCCCAGCATCGGAATGTGAAGACGAATTGTCCTCTGATGTGGTCCCTGACAGCAGCACTGAACCACATTCTTTACTTGTTAACACCCAATATTCGTCTTCTTCTAGTAACGCCCATCAAGACCCTTTTGGGACAAGTGAAAACAATGTGTCATTGGATGCGGTCGTAGACAGCAGTAATGACCAGCTATCTCCGCCACTTGACTCCTATCCCTCTGCTACTTCTCGGCCTGCCCAACCAGACTTTGCTGGGGCCAGCGAAAATTCCTCGCCGCTTGAAGGGGTCATTGATAGCGAGAATTACCAGCTTCCTCTGCCGCTAGACAACCAGCCCTTAGATTCAACTGGAAGTGTATACTTTGTACAGGCAATGCATACAGACCAACGTGTACATTTAATGGGACATGAGTATCTTTGGCCTAAAGAATCTCTTGCCATTGCTTCTAAATTACATGTTGCGACGCCTGGTGAGAAGCCCTCAAGTCTGTCTCAGACCAACCAATCTGCTGGAGCAGCTTCCAGAAAATTAGCAGTTGGTCATTCCACTGAGAAACATAGTGGCTTAAATTTACTACCACTAACATTTCCGCCGAATAGATGTAATATTCGGGAAACAATGCTGTCTAAGACTGAAATGTTAATTTCTCCTTCGGATCATAACCTAACCACTTCTTCTGATTTCAACTCGAAGTCTTTCTTTTCAGAGTCAGACCACTATGAGGAGAGGGATTTTCAGTCTTCCATTAGTGACATCGTGGACGAAAAGATTTTTGATGCAAAAGAGtttgataataaagaaaaagatgacgACGAAGTATAa
- the LOC112559127 gene encoding uncharacterized protein LOC112559127 isoform X1, with amino-acid sequence MSLLLLDLKTCHNFIVNCSFKTPHTSNDSNAASTACACSRTVKFNLQQSKGVLSIEGHVTEPFQIDWEVVHQPDDLPSKNDCCQEDACRKPEDIPSDRLHRLCPHRKETVKKTEMSSPDDGNPEKVVGLPHEKKPINTPPHVLSWVDAANPSSSSDSNSNISSNSLENRDLQIDAQPSEFDSESDRFSTSSCSSKASDSWSQSTGFESLKSHNQKLDAVIYHAEEDLGTASEMLKMIKSILKKNKKFLSIDIWGNFSNSTYCGDLENLCSKSRRIVLFVTKSFEQNTKTVNGIEYLYMNCKDLDLKLTCIKCGYGAEDKPSLKIWQNLPDFIAYENSECFKQAIRGIFGISQQRCSTDRKKSNARASQKGTKELPRQPPGSLTAKKDTTFQTSLGSNGNEYNPPNCEEEPNSALLTADSNRSASESAPTASLPCVSERDFPKSGDSSSCISVAHSQKDDYVTERDQADFKTNKVNEKKTENESKTAIKSQETGEALEKASSKNYSYLKIPASECEDELSSDVVPDSSTEPHSLLVNTQYSSSSSNAHQDPFGTSENNVSLDAVVDSSNDQLSPPLDSYPSATSRPAQPDFAGASENSSPLEGVIDSENYQLPLPLDNQPLDSTGSVYFVQAMHTDQRVHLMGHEYLWPKESLAIASKLHVATPGEKPSSLSQTNQSAGAASRKLAVGHSTEKHSGLNLLPLTFPPNRCNIRETMLSKTEMLISPSDHNLTTSSDFNSKSFFSESDHYEERDFQSSISDIVDEKIFDAKEFDNKEKDDDEV; translated from the exons ATGTCGCTCTTGCTGCTTGACCTGAAAACCTGCCACAATTTTATTGTGAATTGTTCTTTCAAAACACCCCACACCAGTAATGACAGTAATGCCGCGTCAACAGCTTGCGCCTGCAGTCGGACTGTAAAGTTTAATCTTCAGCAGAGTAAAGGTGTGTTAAGCATCGAAGGACACGTTACAGAACCATTCCAAATTGACTGGGAAGTCGTTCATCAACCAGATGACCTTCCATCCAAAAATGATTGTTGCCAGGAAGACGCTTGCCGAAAACCTGAAG ATATCCCTTCAGACCGTTTACACAGATTGTGCCCTCACCGAAAGGAAACagtaaagaaaactgaaatgtcTTCACCTGATGATGGAAATCCTGAAAAAGTTGTCGGTTTACCACATGAGAAAAAGCCCATTAACACACCCCCACATGTTTTGTCGTGGGTGGATGCTGCTAATCCCAGCAGTTccagcgacagcaacagcaacatcagTAGTAATAGCCTAGAAAACAGAGATCTTCAAATAGATGCACAGCCATCAGAATTCGATAGTGAATCTG ATCGGTTTTCCACATCGAGTTGTTCGTCTAAGGCTTCTGATTCTTGGTCACAATCTACTGGATTTGAAAGCCTCAAATCGCATAACCAAAAATTGGATGCAGTTATATATCATGCAGAGGAAGATCTTGGTACAGCTTCGGAGATGTTAAAAATGATCAAAAGTATActgaagaagaacaagaaattCCTGAGTATCGATATATGGGGAAATTTTTCAAATTCGACCTACTGTGGTGATCTTGAAAATCTGTGTTCAAAATCCCGCCGGATTGTACTTTTTGTGACAAAATCGTttgaacaaaatacaaagacagTAAATGGCATTGAATATCTCTATATGAATTGTAAAGATCttgatttaaaattaacttgTATTAAGTGTGGATATGGCGCAGAGGACAAGCCGAGCTTAAAGATTTGGCAGAACTTGCCTGATTTTATTGCGTATGAAAATAGCGAATGTTTCAAACAAGCCATTCGAGGGATTTTTGGAATTTCGCAGCAAAGATGTAGCACAGATCGCAAAAAATCTAACGCTCGTGCTTCCCAGAAAGGAACAAAAGAGTTACCCAGACAGCCTCCTGGAAGTCTTACTGCAAAGAAAGACACTACCTTTCAAACGTCACTCGGCAGCAATGGGAATGAATACAACCCTCCGAACTGTGAAGAAGAGCCTAACTCAGCGCTCCTGACCGCTGACAGTAACCGCTCTGCTTCAGAGTCTGCACCCACTGCCTCCTTACCTTGTGTAAGTGAAAGAGATTTTCCAAAGAGCGGTGACTCTTCCTCGTGTATCTCGGTGGCTCACTCTCAAAAGGACGACTATGTCACTGAAAGAGATCAAGCTGATTTCAAGACAAATAAagtcaatgaaaagaaaactgaaaacgAGTCGAAGACAGCAATAAAGTCACAAGAAACTGGAGAGGCCTTAGAGAAAGCGTCATCAAAAAATTACTCTTATTTGAAAATCCCAGCATCGGAATGTGAAGACGAATTGTCCTCTGATGTGGTCCCTGACAGCAGCACTGAACCACATTCTTTACTTGTTAACACCCAATATTCGTCTTCTTCTAGTAACGCCCATCAAGACCCTTTTGGGACAAGTGAAAACAATGTGTCATTGGATGCGGTCGTAGACAGCAGTAATGACCAGCTATCTCCGCCACTTGACTCCTATCCCTCTGCTACTTCTCGGCCTGCCCAACCAGACTTTGCTGGGGCCAGCGAAAATTCCTCGCCGCTTGAAGGGGTCATTGATAGCGAGAATTACCAGCTTCCTCTGCCGCTAGACAACCAGCCCTTAGATTCAACTGGAAGTGTATACTTTGTACAGGCAATGCATACAGACCAACGTGTACATTTAATGGGACATGAGTATCTTTGGCCTAAAGAATCTCTTGCCATTGCTTCTAAATTACATGTTGCGACGCCTGGTGAGAAGCCCTCAAGTCTGTCTCAGACCAACCAATCTGCTGGAGCAGCTTCCAGAAAATTAGCAGTTGGTCATTCCACTGAGAAACATAGTGGCTTAAATTTACTACCACTAACATTTCCGCCGAATAGATGTAATATTCGGGAAACAATGCTGTCTAAGACTGAAATGTTAATTTCTCCTTCGGATCATAACCTAACCACTTCTTCTGATTTCAACTCGAAGTCTTTCTTTTCAGAGTCAGACCACTATGAGGAGAGGGATTTTCAGTCTTCCATTAGTGACATCGTGGACGAAAAGATTTTTGATGCAAAAGAGtttgataataaagaaaaagatgacgACGAAGTATAa
- the LOC112560847 gene encoding uncharacterized protein LOC112560847, which produces MSENCSASEVDISLSLTITVQVLLAASLVVAVWALAILLRCRSYLHFKMRLAVGHFLGIDVGSSITGFFAFNLAMNRRSSAEQVFYWLVILNWQEQVSILLLIAISVTMLLDFDHMILIMITSWAFSSSPILYIYVLLENEPVCSRPTIWKPFLTTSSNLVVILPMFMTQLLLCTVCIYWLLKRQKKPTNMQIRSSIICARCKACREKRRTENSLALMPCLVVAFLAYTLPQSLAHSFLASVTSRWSEQRYAWTVFVYPGLTGIVDGAIILYNAHRFRLPTGINPCARKNKQGHIDGGDHLDSQQGEPCTCPHCPQYPSVKRPSRVSRSSPRGGGYGEGHMPK; this is translated from the exons ATGAGTGAAAACTGCAGCGCGTCTGAAGTCGACATTTCCCTCAGCCTGACAATAACTGTGCAAGTGCTCCTAGCTGCCTCGCTGGTAGTCGCCGTGTGGGCATTGGCGATCCTGCTGAGATGCAGAAGCTATCTCCACTTTAAAATGCGCCTAGCTGTGGGACACTTTCTGGGTATCGATGTAGGTTCGTCCATCACAGGATTTTTTGCGTTTAAT CTGGCGATGAACAGAAGGAGCTCTGCAGAACAAGTTTTTTACTGGTTGGTTATTCTAAACTGGCAAGAACAAGTTTCAATTTTGCTTCTTATTGCGATCAGT GTCACAATGCTGCTCGACTTCGACCACATGATCTTGATTATGATCACGTCCTGGGCCTTTTCCAGCAGTCCTATcttgtatatatatgtcttaCTTGAAAATGAGCCTGTCTGCAGTCGTCCTACTATATGGAAACCTTTCCTCACTACTTCCAGCAACCTTGTCGTCATCCTGCCCATGTTCATGACACAG CTGCTTCTGTGTACCGTGTGCATTTACTGGCTGCTGAAGCGGCAGAAGAAGCCCACCAACATGCAAATTCGTTCAAGCATCATCTGCGCCAGGTGCAAGGCATGCAGGGAGAAGCGGCGCACGGAGAACAGTTTGGCGCTGATGCCCTGCCTGGTCGTCGCTTTTCTGGCCTACACTTTGCCTCAGTCACTTGCTCACTCCTTCCTGGCTTCAGTCACATCCCGTTG GTCGGAGCAGCGTTACGCGTGGACAGTGTTTGTGTATCCTGGTCTGACTGGTATTGTGGATGGCGCTATCATCTTGTACAACGCACATCGCTTTCGCCTGCCCACGGGCATCAACCCCTGCGCCCGCAAGAACAAGCAGGGGCACATCGACGGTGGCGACCACCTGGACAGCCAGCAAGGAGAACCGTGCACTTGCCCGCACTGCCCCCAATACCCCTCCGTCAAGCGGCCTAGCCGTGTCTCGCGCAGTTCTCCCCGTGGCGGTGGGTATGGGGAAGGTCATATGCCAAAGTAG
- the LOC112559572 gene encoding LOW QUALITY PROTEIN: probable asparagine--tRNA ligase, mitochondrial (The sequence of the model RefSeq protein was modified relative to this genomic sequence to represent the inferred CDS: deleted 1 base in 1 codon), with amino-acid sequence MVDNFQSSWDGEVSYTDAVELLVKHNEKFKFKVKWGEDLKKEHEKFLTAQFGNIPVFVTDFPASLKPFYVKANKDGKTVAAVDLLVPGVGELVGGSLREDDLDVLTDIFEKKGLLHQFQWYLDLRRFGSSPHGGFGLGFERLLQFLLGTPNIKDVIPFPRWSRNCQL; translated from the exons ATGGTAGATAATTTCCAGAGCAGCTGGGATGGAGA AGTTTCATATACAGATGCTGTGGAGCTGCTTGTAAAA CACAAtgaaaaattcaaattcaaagtGAAG TGGGGAGAAGACTTAAAGAAGGAACATGAAAAGTTTTTGACTGCACAGTTTGGAAACATCCCGGTTTTTGTCACAGATTTTCCAGCAAGCCTTAAACCATTCTATGTGAAAGccaacaaagatggaaaaaca GTGGCTGCTGTTGATTTGCTTGTTCCTGGCGTTGGTGAATTAGTTGGTGGAAGTCTTAGAGAAGATGACCTTGATGTCCTAACTGATATTTTTGAGAAGAAAGGATTGCTTCACCAGTTTCAATG GTATCTAGACCTTCGACGATTTGGCTCAAGTCCTCATGGGGGCTTTGGTCTTGGCTTTGAGAGACTTTTACAGTTTCTTTTAGGGACTCCCAACATTAAGGATGTTATACCCTTTCCACGTTGGTCCAGAAACTGCCAATTGTGA